A genomic region of Candidatus Methylacidithermus pantelleriae contains the following coding sequences:
- a CDS encoding HAD hydrolase-like protein, with product MSLKGIIFDVDGTLAETEKEGHLPACNEAFEQCGFPIRWSWEEFQKLLAIPGNYLRIRHALQSVFPQWDTERLDEEARRVATVKRELYINKYVPRLSLRPGVARLIEQAVSRRMYLGIVSTSDEAQIWALLRARLPQWASFFCPVLGKESGMKGALDSPLYRRCLELFKLSPDEVLALEDSPQGLEAARNAGIRCAIVYNDYTFGSGFPGAVLVVGTLEPLTIDLLERLCFPEAALKHRD from the coding sequence ATGTCGCTCAAAGGGATCATTTTTGATGTGGATGGCACGCTAGCGGAGACGGAAAAAGAGGGCCATTTACCGGCTTGTAATGAGGCGTTTGAGCAATGTGGTTTTCCCATACGATGGAGTTGGGAGGAGTTTCAAAAGCTTCTGGCCATTCCGGGAAATTACTTGCGGATTCGGCATGCGCTCCAATCGGTTTTTCCTCAATGGGACACCGAGCGCCTGGATGAAGAGGCGCGCCGCGTGGCCACGGTGAAAAGGGAACTTTATATTAACAAATACGTTCCTCGTTTGTCGCTTCGTCCCGGGGTGGCCCGCTTGATAGAGCAGGCCGTGAGCCGGCGCATGTACCTAGGGATCGTTTCGACTTCGGATGAAGCACAGATTTGGGCTCTTTTGCGAGCTCGATTGCCTCAATGGGCTTCCTTTTTTTGCCCGGTCCTGGGGAAGGAGTCCGGGATGAAAGGGGCACTGGATTCGCCGCTTTACCGCAGATGTCTAGAACTTTTCAAGCTGTCCCCGGATGAGGTGCTGGCTTTGGAGGATTCCCCGCAGGGTTTGGAGGCAGCTCGAAACGCCGGGATTCGATGCGCGATCGTTTATAACGATTACACTTTTGGGAGTGGCTTTCCCGGTGCGGTTCTCGTGGTAGGAACCTTAGAACCCTTGACGATTGACCTTCTCGAGAGGCTTTGTTTTCCTGAAGCGGCGCTGAAGCACCGGGACTAA
- a CDS encoding histidine phosphatase family protein — translation MTGLRGRGTRVRKRKSLWLQRVGKVQLSRNGPVEAPLYIVRHCKTRWNLEGRIQGLTDVPLCEEGRQEARENLAKLRSLGLRWVACSPLSRGKETAELYAKGLGIGLVVCDDLREIDLGEWEGKRSQDLLEDSASPYARWLEDPSQFPLPPGSTEPVWQAQERIVRAVAKLWEQGPQGPFLIVLHKYVRALLHCALLGLPLRSFSSWIIETTEPYAVSQEELDRLCQAR, via the coding sequence TTGACCGGCTTGCGGGGGCGGGGCACTAGGGTCCGAAAGCGAAAAAGTCTTTGGCTTCAGCGTGTGGGGAAGGTTCAGCTATCTCGCAACGGGCCAGTGGAAGCTCCCCTCTATATCGTTCGCCACTGTAAGACCCGCTGGAATTTGGAAGGTCGGATCCAGGGGCTCACCGACGTTCCCCTGTGCGAGGAGGGGCGGCAAGAGGCTCGAGAGAACCTCGCCAAGCTGCGTTCTTTGGGGCTGCGATGGGTCGCCTGTAGCCCGCTTTCTCGGGGAAAAGAGACAGCGGAGCTCTACGCAAAAGGACTCGGGATTGGGCTCGTGGTTTGTGACGACCTTCGAGAAATAGATCTTGGGGAATGGGAAGGAAAAAGGAGTCAAGATCTTCTGGAGGATTCCGCTTCGCCGTATGCGCGATGGCTAGAGGATCCTTCGCAATTTCCCTTGCCGCCCGGCTCGACGGAACCTGTCTGGCAGGCGCAGGAAAGGATCGTGCGAGCGGTTGCGAAACTTTGGGAACAGGGTCCGCAAGGGCCCTTCCTTATCGTGCTTCATAAGTACGTACGAGCACTTTTGCACTGTGCTCTCCTGGGTCTTCCCTTGCGCTCGTTTTCATCGTGGATCATCGAGACCACGGAACCGTATGCAGTTAGCCAGGAAGAATTGGATCGGTTGTGTCAAGCTCGGTAA
- the tkt gene encoding transketolase codes for MKGATAEIGRLRRIAANTLRGLAMDAVQRANSGHPGMPMGMADVAVVLWGRFLSFDPSDPQWPDRDRFILSAGHGCMLLYGLLHLCGFDLPLEEIQRFRQWGSRTPGHPEYGLTPGVETTTGPLGQGFGNAVGIALAERWLATHFNRPGFPIVDHWTYVIASDGDLMEGISHEAASLAGHLGLGKLVVLYDDNRVTIDGPTELAFSEDVLMRFAAYGWHTQRVDGHDPEAVEAALESARRETARPSLIACRTHIGFGSPNRQDSAKAHGEPLGVEEVKLAKERLGLPQEEFYVPEEAKEFFRQAAERGRQRHKEWNELYLRYRQAFPELARLWEAIWQGELSPDWDRELPSFSPQAPLATRAASGAVLSAIFPRIPNLIGGSGDLTPSNNTQPKGEKAIRRDDFSGRYIHFGVREHAMGAILNGLCLHGGIRPYGGTFLVFSDYMRPSIRLAALMKLPVIYVFTHDSIGLGEDGPTHQPVEHLASLRAIPNLWVFRPADATETVVGWKIALTRREGPVALVLTRQAVPVLDRSQLAAQEGAVRGAYILVEDADFRAILLASGSEVHVALSARELLRAEGIGVRVVSMPCWELFEEQPRSYRESVLPPRIRARVAVEAARSWPWRRYVGLDGEIVGLDRFGASAPYKVVYEKLGITPARVVEAVKACLDRLAGAGH; via the coding sequence ATGAAAGGAGCAACAGCAGAAATTGGGCGGCTACGCCGGATCGCCGCCAATACTCTCCGCGGTTTAGCCATGGATGCGGTCCAGCGTGCCAACTCGGGTCACCCCGGGATGCCGATGGGCATGGCAGACGTGGCGGTTGTCCTTTGGGGCCGGTTTCTCTCCTTTGATCCCTCCGATCCCCAGTGGCCAGACCGAGACCGGTTTATTCTTTCTGCGGGGCATGGGTGCATGCTCCTTTACGGTCTTTTGCACCTGTGCGGGTTTGATCTTCCTCTGGAAGAGATCCAACGGTTTCGGCAATGGGGAAGCCGCACGCCCGGCCATCCGGAGTATGGGTTAACTCCGGGAGTGGAGACGACAACCGGACCCTTGGGCCAGGGATTCGGAAATGCTGTCGGGATAGCCCTGGCGGAGCGCTGGCTGGCGACGCACTTTAACCGGCCCGGTTTTCCTATCGTCGATCACTGGACCTACGTGATTGCCAGTGATGGAGACCTTATGGAGGGGATCTCACACGAGGCAGCCTCCCTGGCTGGTCATCTCGGCTTAGGGAAACTCGTGGTCCTTTATGATGACAATAGGGTGACGATTGACGGGCCTACAGAACTAGCCTTTTCCGAAGATGTTTTGATGCGTTTCGCCGCATACGGATGGCATACTCAGCGGGTCGATGGACACGACCCCGAAGCTGTGGAGGCGGCTTTAGAAAGCGCGCGGCGGGAAACGGCCCGGCCGTCGCTTATCGCCTGCAGGACCCACATTGGGTTTGGGAGTCCCAACCGGCAAGATTCAGCCAAGGCGCATGGGGAACCCTTAGGTGTAGAAGAAGTCAAACTGGCCAAGGAGCGACTCGGCTTACCGCAGGAGGAGTTTTATGTCCCGGAGGAAGCTAAGGAGTTTTTCCGGCAAGCGGCCGAACGGGGTCGGCAGAGACATAAAGAGTGGAACGAGCTTTACTTGCGATATCGCCAGGCTTTTCCGGAACTGGCGCGGCTTTGGGAGGCCATCTGGCAGGGAGAGCTGAGTCCGGATTGGGATCGAGAGCTGCCCAGCTTTTCTCCGCAGGCTCCTCTGGCAACAAGGGCGGCTTCCGGTGCGGTTCTTTCGGCTATCTTTCCTCGGATCCCCAATTTGATTGGAGGCTCGGGGGACCTTACCCCCAGTAATAACACCCAACCCAAGGGGGAAAAGGCTATCCGGCGTGATGATTTTTCGGGGCGCTACATTCATTTTGGAGTCCGGGAACATGCCATGGGGGCTATCCTCAATGGACTTTGTTTGCATGGCGGCATTCGCCCCTATGGCGGCACGTTTCTGGTCTTTTCCGACTACATGAGGCCTTCGATTCGACTGGCGGCTCTGATGAAGCTTCCAGTCATCTATGTCTTTACTCATGACAGTATCGGGCTTGGAGAGGATGGTCCTACCCATCAACCGGTGGAACATCTGGCAAGCTTGCGGGCTATCCCTAACCTTTGGGTATTTCGACCGGCGGATGCCACGGAAACGGTGGTTGGCTGGAAGATCGCTCTTACCCGCAGGGAAGGCCCGGTTGCCTTGGTGTTGACCCGCCAAGCCGTTCCCGTATTGGATCGTTCTCAACTGGCTGCGCAGGAAGGAGCGGTTCGAGGGGCTTATATTTTGGTTGAGGATGCGGACTTTCGAGCCATTTTGCTCGCCAGCGGGTCGGAGGTCCACGTTGCCCTTTCCGCACGGGAGTTGCTCCGTGCCGAGGGGATTGGGGTGCGAGTGGTTTCCATGCCCTGTTGGGAACTTTTCGAAGAACAGCCCCGTTCCTATCGAGAGAGTGTTCTTCCCCCAAGGATTCGGGCTCGGGTGGCCGTCGAGGCTGCTCGCAGCTGGCCGTGGCGGCGGTATGTCGGACTGGATGGCGAGATCGTTGGGCTAGACCGTTTTGGCGCTTCGGCCCCTTACAAGGTGGTTTACGAAAAGCTTGGGATCACGCCAGCACGTGTGGTGGAAGCGGTGAAAGCGTGTCTTGACCGGCTTGCGGGGGCGGGGCACTAG
- a CDS encoding phosphoribulokinase, whose amino-acid sequence MGRPILLGIVGDSAAGKSTLTDGLVEVLGPERVTAICADDYHKYDRKERAQIGITALHPDCNYLDIFEQHLERLHYGQPILKPVYDHSNGTLVRPEYVVPRQFVIVEGLLCFYTSVMRQFYDVKVYLDPPEDLRRLWKIRRDTSKRGYTAEQVLKELELREHDSQAFIRPQRAFADIVVRFYPSEGARPGESDGHLNVRLILRPTIPHPDLSYLFDTPPGGRSAIRLELARDTHRPVDVLEIDGNVSDEEATKLEETIWKHLPPGVPPLQTDGLGVYVDRGEKRRSHPLALTQLLLAYHLLRAYEENAQVPYAPPVDALRMLRRQRAFVGTSVNHE is encoded by the coding sequence GTGGGACGACCTATTCTTCTTGGCATTGTGGGAGATAGCGCGGCAGGTAAGTCCACGTTGACCGATGGGCTTGTGGAAGTGCTGGGCCCAGAGCGGGTAACCGCAATCTGTGCTGACGATTACCACAAGTATGATCGCAAGGAACGGGCTCAAATTGGCATCACTGCCCTTCATCCGGACTGTAACTATCTGGACATTTTCGAGCAGCATTTGGAACGGCTACACTACGGGCAACCGATTCTCAAACCGGTTTATGACCATTCCAACGGTACCCTGGTCCGTCCGGAGTATGTCGTGCCTCGCCAGTTTGTCATCGTGGAGGGGCTTCTTTGTTTTTATACTTCCGTCATGCGGCAGTTTTACGATGTTAAGGTGTATTTGGATCCCCCGGAGGATTTGCGCCGGCTGTGGAAAATCCGGAGAGACACGTCCAAGCGGGGATATACCGCTGAACAAGTTCTTAAAGAACTCGAATTACGGGAACATGATTCGCAGGCTTTCATTCGTCCCCAACGGGCTTTTGCGGACATTGTGGTGCGGTTTTATCCATCGGAGGGGGCCAGGCCTGGGGAAAGCGATGGGCACTTGAACGTTCGGTTGATCCTTCGCCCCACCATCCCCCATCCGGATTTGAGCTATTTGTTTGACACTCCTCCTGGTGGTCGTTCCGCCATCCGTCTGGAATTAGCCAGGGACACCCATCGTCCGGTAGACGTTTTAGAAATTGATGGGAATGTCAGTGATGAAGAGGCGACCAAGCTCGAGGAAACGATTTGGAAGCATTTACCCCCCGGGGTCCCTCCTTTGCAGACCGACGGCTTGGGGGTCTATGTCGACCGGGGGGAAAAACGGAGAAGCCACCCGCTGGCTTTAACGCAGCTTTTGCTAGCCTATCATCTGCTTCGAGCCTATGAAGAGAACGCGCAGGTTCCCTACGCGCCTCCCGTGGATGCCTTGCGGATGTTGCGGCGACAGCGCGCGTTTGTCGGGACCTCGGTTAACCACGAGTAG
- the cbbX gene encoding CbbX protein: MISESGLVDLDAAYRESGIEEILRQLDRELVGLKPVKTRIGEIAASLLVAKLREKFGIDTERPTLHMCFTGKPGTGKTTVALRMASILHRLGYIRKGHLVVATREDLVGQYVGHTAPKTKEVLKRATGGVLFIDEAYYLYRPENERDYGQEAIEMLLQGMEEKRDDLVVILAGYKEKMDVFFQANPGMHSRIAHHIDFPEYTVEELMAIAELMLQQQNYFFDERSREAFREYLVLRMKQPYFSYGRSVRNALDRIKLRQANRLLRQGGLVNREELMRIDESDVRQSRVFKEAMEVTAAS, from the coding sequence ATGATCAGCGAGTCGGGCCTTGTGGATCTAGATGCTGCCTACCGAGAGTCCGGAATTGAGGAAATTTTACGTCAGCTAGACCGAGAGCTTGTTGGGCTTAAACCCGTTAAAACCAGAATTGGAGAGATTGCAGCAAGTCTTCTCGTTGCCAAATTACGTGAAAAATTCGGGATTGATACGGAACGACCGACTTTGCACATGTGCTTTACGGGAAAGCCGGGTACCGGAAAGACTACGGTTGCGCTCAGGATGGCGTCCATCTTGCACCGGCTGGGTTATATCCGAAAGGGGCACCTGGTGGTTGCTACGCGCGAGGATCTTGTGGGGCAATACGTTGGGCATACCGCGCCGAAAACCAAGGAGGTTTTGAAAAGAGCGACTGGAGGGGTCCTCTTCATCGATGAGGCCTATTACCTGTATCGCCCAGAAAATGAGAGGGACTACGGGCAAGAGGCCATTGAGATGCTGCTCCAGGGGATGGAGGAGAAACGAGACGATCTTGTGGTGATTTTAGCAGGGTACAAGGAGAAGATGGATGTTTTTTTCCAGGCCAATCCTGGAATGCACTCACGGATTGCCCATCATATTGATTTTCCTGAGTACACAGTGGAAGAGCTTATGGCGATTGCCGAACTTATGCTCCAACAGCAAAATTACTTCTTTGATGAACGTTCCCGGGAAGCCTTTCGCGAGTATCTGGTTTTACGGATGAAGCAACCCTATTTTTCCTACGGGCGCAGTGTGCGTAATGCCCTTGACCGGATCAAACTTCGTCAGGCCAATCGGCTCTTGCGGCAAGGAGGGCTTGTAAACCGGGAGGAACTGATGCGGATCGACGAGTCCGACGTGCGTCAGAGCCGGGTATTTAAGGAGGCAATGGAAGTCACAGCGGCTTCCTAA